From a region of the Haloferax volcanii DS2 genome:
- the mvk gene encoding mevalonate kinase has protein sequence MTVSSAPGKVYLFGEHAVVYGEPAVPCAVERRATVTVSARDDDHVRVRAEDLSLNGFTVEYRGSTRDRPDVDVPAPLVEAAMGYIDAAVDQARDAADAPDAGFDITVESDIPLGAGLGSSAAVVVAGIDAATRELGLELEPRELAERAYQAEHEVQDGQASRADTFCSAMGGAVRVEGDDCRTIDAPPLPFVIGFDGGAGDTGALVSGVRALREEYDFAADTVSTVGDIVRRGEELLAEADPDADDPPEELLSELGRFMDFNHGLLEALGVSSRSLDSMVWAAREAGAYGAKLTGAGGGGCIVSLDPTPETQTALRFTPGCEDAFRAELATEGVRVEVPPDADADAEGEAERERDDGNGTETGADSS, from the coding sequence ATGACCGTTTCGAGCGCTCCCGGCAAGGTGTATCTGTTCGGGGAGCACGCAGTCGTCTACGGCGAGCCGGCGGTTCCCTGCGCGGTCGAGCGCCGGGCGACCGTCACCGTCTCCGCCCGCGACGACGACCACGTCCGCGTCCGCGCCGAGGACCTGAGTCTCAACGGCTTCACCGTCGAGTACCGCGGCTCGACCCGCGACCGGCCCGACGTGGACGTTCCGGCACCGCTCGTGGAGGCCGCGATGGGCTACATCGACGCCGCGGTCGACCAGGCCCGCGACGCCGCCGACGCGCCCGACGCCGGCTTCGACATCACCGTCGAAAGCGACATCCCGCTCGGGGCCGGTCTCGGCTCCTCCGCGGCGGTCGTCGTCGCCGGTATCGACGCCGCGACCCGCGAACTCGGCCTCGAACTCGAACCGCGCGAACTCGCGGAACGCGCCTACCAGGCCGAACACGAGGTCCAAGACGGACAGGCCTCCCGCGCCGACACCTTCTGCTCCGCGATGGGCGGGGCCGTCCGCGTCGAGGGCGACGACTGCCGGACCATCGACGCGCCGCCCCTCCCGTTCGTCATCGGCTTCGACGGCGGCGCGGGCGACACCGGCGCGCTCGTCTCCGGCGTCCGCGCGCTCCGCGAGGAGTACGACTTCGCCGCCGACACCGTCTCGACCGTCGGTGACATCGTCCGCCGGGGCGAGGAACTGCTGGCCGAGGCGGACCCCGACGCCGACGACCCGCCCGAAGAACTCCTCTCCGAACTCGGCCGCTTCATGGACTTCAATCACGGCCTCTTGGAAGCCCTCGGCGTCTCCTCGCGCTCGCTCGATTCGATGGTGTGGGCCGCCCGCGAGGCCGGCGCGTACGGCGCGAAACTGACCGGCGCGGGCGGCGGCGGCTGTATCGTCTCCTTGGACCCGACGCCCGAGACGCAGACCGCGCTCCGGTTCACCCCCGGTTGCGAGGACGCCTTCCGCGCCGAACTCGCCACCGAGGGCGTCAGAGTCGAGGTGCCGCCGGACGCGGATGCGGACGCCGAGGGCGAGGCCGAGCGCGAGCGCGACGACGGGAACGGGACGGAGACGGGGGCGGACTCGTCGTGA
- a CDS encoding zinc-binding metallopeptidase family protein, with protein sequence MDDDRRAFLEDLLTTPSPSGYEVAGQRVWVDYVSQFADDVTVDDYGNAVAVHEGTGEGPEIAFTGHADQIGYIVRDIDDDGFVRIGPIGGADRTVSKGQHVTVHGDDGDVAGVIGQTAIHLRDVGSEEYDDLEEQFVDIGATSKGDAKDHVEVGDPVTVEARVRDLAGDRVAANGMDNRVGTWSAAEGLRAAVEADVDATVYAVSTVQEEVGVQGAKMVGYDLDPDAMVAVDVTHATDNPDVPGKRKGPVELGEGPVVSRGSANHPNVVALARDAAGEADMGVQLQAAGIRTGTDADAFYTSRSGIPSLNIGIPNRYMHTPVEVVSTSDLDDVAELLGSMAALAGDVESFGVEL encoded by the coding sequence ATGGACGACGACCGACGCGCCTTCCTCGAAGACCTGCTCACCACACCCAGTCCGTCCGGCTACGAGGTCGCCGGCCAGCGCGTGTGGGTGGACTACGTCTCGCAGTTCGCCGACGACGTGACGGTCGACGACTACGGCAACGCCGTCGCGGTCCACGAGGGCACCGGCGAGGGCCCGGAAATCGCCTTCACCGGCCACGCGGACCAAATCGGCTACATCGTCCGCGACATCGACGACGACGGCTTCGTCCGCATCGGCCCCATCGGCGGCGCGGACCGCACCGTCTCGAAGGGCCAGCACGTGACGGTCCACGGCGACGACGGCGACGTGGCGGGCGTCATCGGTCAGACCGCCATCCACCTCCGCGACGTGGGCAGCGAGGAGTACGACGACCTCGAAGAGCAGTTCGTCGATATCGGCGCGACGAGCAAGGGCGACGCGAAGGACCACGTCGAAGTGGGCGACCCCGTGACGGTCGAAGCGCGGGTCCGCGACCTCGCGGGCGACCGCGTCGCGGCCAACGGGATGGACAACCGCGTCGGCACGTGGTCGGCCGCCGAGGGACTGCGCGCCGCCGTCGAGGCCGACGTGGATGCGACGGTGTACGCCGTCAGCACCGTCCAGGAGGAAGTCGGCGTGCAGGGCGCGAAGATGGTCGGCTACGACCTCGACCCCGACGCGATGGTCGCCGTCGACGTGACCCACGCCACGGACAACCCCGACGTGCCCGGCAAGCGCAAAGGGCCGGTCGAACTCGGCGAGGGACCGGTCGTCTCCCGCGGGAGCGCGAACCACCCGAACGTCGTCGCGCTCGCCCGCGACGCGGCCGGAGAGGCCGACATGGGCGTGCAGTTGCAGGCCGCCGGCATCCGCACGGGCACCGACGCCGACGCCTTCTACACGAGTCGCTCCGGCATCCCCTCGCTCAACATCGGCATCCCGAACCGCTACATGCACACGCCCGTGGAGGTCGTCTCCACGAGCGACCTCGACGACGTGGCCGAACTTCTCGGGTCGATGGCCGCGCTCGCGGGCGACGTGGAGTCGTTCGGCGTCGAACTGTGA
- a CDS encoding elongation factor 1-beta: MGKVAAKIKVMPNSPELDLDSLEDALEDSLPEGAKIKGFERDDVAFGLVALLPTVIVPDDAGGTEAVEEAFIEVEGVESVSVENVGRI; encoded by the coding sequence ATGGGAAAAGTAGCTGCTAAAATCAAGGTCATGCCGAACAGCCCCGAACTCGACCTCGACAGCCTCGAGGACGCGCTCGAAGACTCTCTGCCCGAGGGTGCGAAAATCAAGGGCTTCGAACGCGACGACGTCGCGTTCGGACTCGTCGCCCTCCTGCCAACCGTCATCGTCCCCGACGACGCCGGCGGCACCGAGGCCGTCGAGGAAGCGTTCATCGAAGTCGAAGGCGTCGAGAGCGTCTCCGTCGAGAACGTCGGCCGTATCTGA
- a CDS encoding MBL fold metallo-hydrolase, protein MRVTFLGTGSAMPVTGRAQTGLLLESDGNALLVDCGSGVLARLAETEVGYEGVSSVLLTHHHLDHVSDLMALVKARWLAGADSLEIVGPEGTEELVEGLFDVHDYLRGRLDIQIREVGPTEFGIAGFDVMGFEVRHSMPTLAYRFSNERGEADFVFSGDTEAFSALGDFADGASVLAHDCSFPDDVDVSNHPTPSQVGEALAGRDIDSVYLTHLYPHADRVTDDLRASVSEQFDGEVRVAEDGLVVEL, encoded by the coding sequence ATGCGCGTCACGTTCCTCGGAACCGGTAGTGCGATGCCCGTCACCGGCCGCGCCCAGACCGGGCTCCTCCTCGAATCGGACGGTAACGCCCTCCTCGTGGACTGCGGGTCGGGCGTCCTCGCCCGACTGGCCGAGACGGAAGTCGGCTACGAGGGCGTCTCGTCGGTCCTCCTCACGCACCACCACCTCGACCACGTCTCGGACCTGATGGCGCTCGTGAAAGCCCGGTGGCTCGCCGGCGCTGACAGCCTCGAAATCGTCGGCCCGGAGGGGACCGAGGAACTCGTCGAGGGACTGTTCGACGTCCACGACTACCTCCGAGGCCGCCTCGACATCCAGATTCGGGAGGTCGGCCCGACCGAGTTCGGCATCGCCGGCTTCGACGTGATGGGGTTCGAAGTCCGCCACTCGATGCCGACGCTCGCCTACCGCTTCAGCAACGAGCGCGGCGAGGCCGACTTCGTCTTCTCGGGGGACACCGAGGCGTTCTCCGCCCTCGGCGACTTCGCCGACGGCGCGAGCGTCCTCGCGCACGACTGCTCGTTCCCGGACGACGTGGACGTGTCGAACCACCCGACGCCGTCGCAGGTGGGCGAGGCGCTCGCCGGGCGGGACATCGACTCGGTCTACCTGACGCATCTCTACCCGCACGCCGACCGCGTCACCGACGACCTCCGGGCGAGCGTGAGCGAACAGTTCGACGGCGAGGTCCGGGTCGCAGAAGACGGGTTGGTCGTCGAACTCTGA
- the rpl12p gene encoding 50S ribosomal protein P1 has product MEYVYAALILNESDEEVNEENITAVLEAAGVDVEESRVKALVAALEDVDIEEAIETAAAAPAPAAGGSAGGEVEAADDDDEEDAEEEAADEGGDDDGDDDEEADGEGLGALFG; this is encoded by the coding sequence ATGGAATACGTCTACGCTGCGCTCATCCTGAACGAGTCGGACGAAGAGGTCAACGAAGAGAACATCACCGCGGTCCTCGAGGCCGCCGGTGTCGATGTCGAAGAATCCCGTGTCAAGGCGCTCGTCGCCGCGCTCGAGGACGTCGACATCGAAGAGGCCATCGAGACGGCCGCCGCTGCCCCCGCGCCCGCTGCGGGCGGTTCCGCCGGTGGCGAGGTCGAGGCCGCTGACGACGACGACGAGGAAGACGCCGAAGAAGAGGCCGCTGACGAAGGCGGCGACGACGACGGCGACGACGACGAAGAAGCCGACGGCGAGGGCCTCGGCGCGCTCTTCGGCTAA
- a CDS encoding 50S ribosomal protein L11, which produces MAGTIEVLVPGGKANPGPPLGPELGPTPVDVQDVVNDINDQTAAFDGMEVPVTVEYDDDGSFSIEVGVPPTAALIKDEVGFDTGSGEPQENFVADMSIEQLKKVAEQKSSDLLSYDLKNASKEVAGTCASLGVTIEGEDARTFKQRIDGGDFDDYFDDE; this is translated from the coding sequence ATGGCTGGAACTATCGAAGTACTCGTTCCCGGCGGGAAGGCGAACCCCGGTCCGCCGCTCGGCCCGGAACTCGGCCCGACCCCCGTCGACGTGCAGGACGTCGTCAACGACATCAACGACCAGACGGCTGCCTTCGACGGCATGGAAGTCCCCGTCACCGTCGAGTACGACGACGACGGCTCGTTCAGCATCGAAGTCGGCGTCCCGCCGACGGCGGCGCTCATCAAGGACGAAGTCGGATTCGACACCGGCAGCGGCGAACCCCAGGAGAACTTCGTCGCCGACATGTCCATCGAACAGCTGAAGAAGGTCGCAGAGCAGAAGTCCTCTGACCTGCTCTCGTACGACCTCAAGAACGCCTCGAAGGAAGTCGCTGGGACGTGTGCGTCCCTCGGCGTCACCATCGAGGGCGAAGACGCCCGCACGTTCAAACAGCGCATCGACGGCGGCGACTTCGACGACTACTTCGACGACGAGTAA
- a CDS encoding 50S ribosomal protein L10, translating to MSESEVRQTEVIPQWKREEVDELVDFIESYESVGVVGVAGIPSRQLQSMRRELHGSAAVRMSRNTLVNRALDEVNDGFEELKEYIAGQVALIGTNDNPFALFKELEASKTPAPINAGEVAPNDIVIPEGDTGVDPGPFVGELQQVGASARIMDGSIMVTEDSNVLSEGEEVSEELANVLAELGIEPKEVGLDLRGVFSEGVLFEPDELAIDVDEYRADIQSAVSAATNLSVNAVYPTAQTAPTLIAKATSEAKAVGLFANIESPDFMPELISKADAQLRALAANIDDEEALPEELRGVSAADTGAAEEEESTDEEAADADQADAAEDDDAADDDGDDEDAGDALGSLF from the coding sequence ATGAGCGAATCCGAGGTTCGGCAGACCGAGGTCATCCCGCAGTGGAAGCGTGAAGAGGTCGACGAGCTCGTCGACTTCATCGAATCCTACGAATCCGTCGGCGTCGTCGGCGTCGCAGGCATTCCGAGCCGCCAGCTTCAGTCCATGCGCCGCGAGCTTCACGGCTCGGCCGCCGTGCGCATGAGCCGGAACACGCTCGTGAACCGCGCGCTCGACGAAGTCAACGACGGCTTCGAGGAGCTCAAGGAGTACATCGCCGGGCAGGTCGCCCTCATCGGCACGAACGACAACCCGTTCGCCCTGTTCAAGGAGCTCGAGGCGTCGAAGACGCCCGCGCCCATCAACGCCGGTGAAGTCGCCCCGAACGACATCGTCATCCCCGAGGGTGACACCGGTGTCGACCCGGGTCCGTTCGTCGGCGAACTCCAGCAGGTCGGGGCGTCCGCCCGCATCATGGACGGCTCGATCATGGTGACGGAAGACTCCAACGTCCTCTCCGAGGGCGAGGAAGTCTCCGAGGAACTCGCGAACGTCCTGGCGGAACTCGGCATCGAGCCCAAGGAGGTCGGTCTCGACCTCCGCGGCGTCTTCTCCGAAGGCGTCCTGTTCGAGCCCGACGAACTCGCCATCGACGTGGACGAGTACCGCGCCGACATCCAGTCGGCCGTCTCCGCCGCGACGAACCTCTCTGTCAACGCGGTCTACCCGACCGCCCAGACCGCGCCGACGCTCATCGCCAAGGCGACGAGCGAGGCCAAGGCCGTCGGTCTGTTCGCCAACATCGAGAGCCCGGACTTCATGCCCGAGCTCATCTCGAAGGCGGACGCCCAGCTTCGGGCGCTCGCGGCGAACATCGACGACGAAGAGGCGCTTCCCGAGGAACTCCGCGGCGTGTCCGCGGCTGACACGGGTGCCGCCGAGGAAGAAGAATCGACTGACGAAGAAGCAGCGGACGCCGACCAGGCAGACGCCGCCGAAGACGACGACGCCGCCGACGACGACGGCGACGACGAAGACGCTGGCGACGCCCTCGGCTCCCTGTTCTAA
- a CDS encoding 50S ribosomal protein L21e, with amino-acid sequence MPSSNGPMKGTRGKLSNKPRERGTSPPQRAIAEFEEGQKVHLNLDPSVREGRFHPRFNGLTGEVTGKQGRAFKVQINDGGKEKTVIVRPAHLRAQQ; translated from the coding sequence ATGCCGAGCTCCAACGGTCCGATGAAGGGGACGCGAGGAAAGCTCTCGAACAAGCCGCGCGAGCGCGGCACTTCGCCGCCGCAGCGCGCCATCGCGGAATTCGAGGAGGGCCAGAAGGTCCACCTCAACCTCGACCCGAGCGTTCGCGAGGGTCGCTTCCACCCGCGCTTCAACGGTCTCACCGGTGAAGTCACCGGGAAGCAGGGCCGCGCGTTCAAGGTTCAGATCAACGACGGCGGCAAAGAGAAGACGGTCATCGTCCGTCCCGCTCACCTGCGCGCCCAGCAGTAA
- a CDS encoding HVO_2753 family zinc finger protein, whose protein sequence is MSESEQRHAHQCVSCGINIAGMSAATFKCPDCGQEISRCSKCRKQSNLYECPDCGFMGP, encoded by the coding sequence ATGAGCGAGTCCGAACAGCGACACGCGCACCAGTGTGTGTCCTGTGGCATCAACATCGCCGGCATGAGCGCGGCGACGTTCAAGTGCCCCGACTGCGGCCAGGAGATTTCGCGTTGTTCCAAGTGCCGCAAGCAGAGCAACCTCTACGAGTGTCCCGACTGCGGCTTCATGGGTCCATAA
- a CDS encoding DUF655 domain-containing protein yields the protein MTRTESGDADATTEYVVVLDVLRHGRQGDDRRRFDAAPIAYALGESDFRLLELTLVEDADVSIGDRLVVSPVADSELIQSVEELSYGDLSNTATAEVDYVVEDIVEADERRFVDFYNDAQPITLRLHQLNLLPGIGKKLRDKILESRKRQGPFESFEDLEARVSGLHRPKEVIVERILDELRDNDVKYKTFVGRDGQ from the coding sequence ATGACACGTACGGAGAGCGGTGACGCCGACGCCACGACCGAGTACGTCGTCGTACTCGACGTACTCCGCCACGGGCGTCAGGGAGACGACCGACGGCGCTTCGACGCGGCACCCATCGCGTACGCGCTCGGAGAGTCCGACTTCCGTCTCCTCGAGCTGACCCTCGTCGAAGACGCCGACGTGAGCATCGGCGACCGACTGGTCGTCTCCCCGGTCGCCGACAGCGAGCTGATTCAGTCCGTCGAAGAGCTCTCGTACGGCGACCTCTCGAACACGGCGACGGCCGAAGTCGACTACGTCGTCGAGGACATCGTCGAGGCCGACGAACGGCGGTTCGTCGACTTCTACAACGACGCACAGCCCATCACGCTGCGGCTCCACCAGCTCAACTTGCTGCCCGGCATCGGCAAGAAGCTCCGCGACAAGATTCTCGAATCGCGGAAGCGACAGGGACCGTTCGAGTCGTTCGAGGACCTCGAAGCACGCGTCTCGGGGCTCCACCGCCCGAAGGAGGTCATCGTCGAGCGCATCCTCGACGAACTCCGCGACAACGACGTGAAGTACAAGACGTTCGTCGGACGCGACGGACAGTAG
- a CDS encoding cystathionine gamma-synthase, with translation MSEDERRIETRAIHAGQEPDEETGALMTPIYANSTYAQDGPGDHRGYEYSRTGNPTRTDLESNLAALEHGSYGRAFASGMGSINTALNLLEAGDHVVAGNDVYGGTHRIFTQVYEKYDLEFDFVDTTDHDAVRDAVSEETELVWVETPTNPLMRVNDIGALADIAHEVDALCAVDNTFATPYLQRPLDHGADIVSHSLTKYLGGHSDVVGGALVTDDEELDEKLGFYQNSVGATPSPFDCFLVLRGTKTLPVRMDRHCDNARDLAAWLDDHEAVSEVFYPGLDSHPQHDLAAEQMDDFGGMLSFELDGPLEQASTVVEETGVFTLAESLGGVESLIEQPAAMTHAAIPREERLEAGLTDGLIRVSVGIEHIDDMKADLQRAFDAAF, from the coding sequence ATGTCCGAAGACGAGCGGCGCATCGAGACGCGCGCCATCCACGCGGGACAGGAGCCCGACGAGGAGACGGGGGCGCTCATGACGCCCATCTACGCGAACTCGACGTACGCCCAAGACGGGCCGGGCGACCACCGCGGCTACGAGTACTCCCGCACCGGGAACCCGACGCGAACCGACCTGGAATCGAACCTCGCGGCGCTCGAACACGGCTCGTACGGCCGCGCCTTCGCCTCGGGGATGGGCTCGATAAACACCGCGCTCAACCTCCTCGAAGCGGGCGACCACGTCGTCGCCGGCAACGACGTCTACGGCGGCACCCACCGCATCTTCACGCAGGTGTACGAGAAGTACGACCTCGAATTCGACTTCGTCGACACCACCGACCACGACGCCGTCCGCGACGCCGTCAGCGAGGAGACCGAACTCGTGTGGGTCGAGACGCCGACGAATCCCCTCATGCGCGTCAACGACATCGGCGCGCTCGCCGACATCGCCCACGAGGTCGACGCGCTCTGCGCCGTCGACAACACCTTCGCCACGCCGTACCTCCAGCGCCCGCTCGACCACGGCGCGGACATCGTCTCGCACTCGCTGACGAAGTACCTCGGCGGCCACTCCGACGTCGTCGGCGGCGCGCTCGTCACCGACGACGAGGAACTCGACGAGAAACTCGGCTTCTACCAGAACTCCGTCGGCGCGACGCCCTCGCCGTTCGACTGCTTCCTCGTCCTCCGCGGGACGAAGACGCTCCCGGTTCGGATGGACCGCCACTGCGACAACGCCCGCGACCTCGCCGCGTGGCTCGACGACCACGAGGCGGTCTCCGAGGTGTTCTACCCCGGACTGGACTCCCACCCGCAACACGACCTCGCGGCCGAGCAGATGGACGACTTCGGCGGGATGCTCTCGTTCGAACTCGACGGCCCGCTCGAACAGGCCTCGACCGTCGTCGAGGAGACCGGGGTGTTCACGCTCGCCGAGAGCCTCGGCGGCGTCGAGAGCCTCATCGAACAGCCCGCGGCGATGACCCACGCGGCCATCCCCCGCGAGGAGCGCCTCGAAGCGGGCCTCACCGACGGCCTCATCCGCGTCTCGGTCGGCATCGAGCACATCGACGACATGAAGGCCGACCTCCAGCGGGCGTTCGACGCGGCGTTCTGA
- a CDS encoding isopentenyl phosphate kinase translates to MSLVVLKLGGSVVTDKDEPETVDEAGLAAAADAVAPLAESRRVVVVHGGGSFGHHHAAEHGVSSESGSHDARGVRAIHDAMKRLNDAVLDALEERGVAALPVHPLSAGAREADGSLSLPLAATETMLDEGFVPVLHGDVISHAGKGATIVSGDDLVVSLASGLGADRVGLCSTVPGVLDADGDVIPEITAFADAADALGGSDSTDVTGGMAAKVRKLLALGAPAHVFGPEGLSAFVAGESPGTVIRGE, encoded by the coding sequence GTGAGCCTCGTCGTCCTCAAACTCGGCGGGAGCGTCGTCACCGACAAGGACGAACCGGAGACGGTCGACGAGGCGGGACTGGCGGCCGCCGCGGACGCGGTTGCGCCCCTCGCTGAATCGCGCCGCGTCGTCGTCGTCCACGGCGGCGGGAGCTTCGGCCACCACCACGCCGCCGAACACGGCGTCTCCTCGGAGTCCGGGAGCCACGACGCCCGCGGCGTGCGCGCCATCCACGACGCGATGAAGCGCCTCAACGACGCCGTCCTCGACGCCCTCGAAGAGCGCGGCGTCGCGGCCCTGCCGGTCCACCCGCTTTCGGCCGGCGCGCGCGAGGCCGACGGCTCGCTGTCGCTTCCGCTCGCGGCGACCGAGACGATGCTCGACGAGGGCTTCGTCCCGGTCCTCCACGGAGATGTCATCTCGCACGCGGGCAAGGGCGCGACCATCGTCAGCGGCGACGACCTCGTGGTGTCGCTCGCGTCGGGGCTCGGCGCGGACCGCGTCGGCCTCTGTTCGACCGTCCCCGGCGTGCTCGACGCCGACGGCGACGTGATTCCCGAGATTACGGCGTTCGCGGACGCGGCCGACGCGCTCGGCGGGTCTGACTCCACCGACGTGACCGGCGGGATGGCCGCGAAGGTGCGAAAACTGCTCGCGCTCGGCGCGCCGGCGCACGTCTTCGGCCCCGAGGGACTGTCGGCGTTCGTCGCCGGCGAGTCGCCGGGAACCGTCATCCGCGGAGAGTAG
- a CDS encoding RNA polymerase Rpb4 family protein — translation MTIFKEKLDEEYLTTSEVKELLAEVEAERAADEEREMRYELARAIEHVNRFAHLDPEESRELVEELAELEKVDGPTAIKIADLLPQSRDELRAVFAQQRYALSGDELDEILNVVAKYV, via the coding sequence ATGACCATCTTCAAAGAAAAGCTCGACGAGGAGTATCTGACGACCTCCGAGGTCAAGGAACTGCTCGCCGAGGTTGAGGCGGAACGCGCCGCCGACGAAGAGCGCGAGATGCGCTACGAACTGGCCCGTGCGATAGAACACGTCAACCGGTTCGCCCACCTCGACCCCGAGGAATCTCGCGAACTCGTCGAGGAGCTCGCCGAACTCGAGAAGGTCGACGGTCCGACCGCCATCAAAATCGCGGACCTCCTCCCGCAGTCGCGCGACGAACTCCGCGCGGTGTTCGCCCAGCAGCGCTACGCGCTCTCGGGCGACGAACTCGACGAAATCCTCAACGTCGTCGCGAAGTACGTCTGA
- a CDS encoding tripartite tricarboxylate transporter permease: MLLIGGAAVTHLGRVATLASSAAVDPTTAALLGVVAGVCLGTCSGLVPGLHANAFALLLAGVASEFPGPPVAVAAAVLAASTVHTFLDVVPALTLGVPDAALAPGALPAHELVLGGRGREALRLSALGSGAALCLAVPVAVPLTEVLVEGYPVVRDHLWLVLVGVAAALVWTEPSRRAKLAACVTIAASTGLGLAVLDRPFGGPLPVGGVLAPLLAGLFGVPVLLAARRGSGVPPQGDAALATSPGSVARSVAAGTGGGAFVGYLPGVSAGVAGTLALAVLPGRDPDESTRAYVTATSAATTATTVFALFALAGLGTPRTGALVALTEAELPTGLGLAVPVTVVSGLCGAGLVPVVGDRALAVVGRLDQRRLVAAVCALLVALSWAFAGGGGVAVLVVAAVVGHLPVRFGCRRVHLMCVLMGPLALG; the protein is encoded by the coding sequence ATGCTCCTCATCGGCGGCGCGGCCGTCACCCACCTCGGCCGAGTGGCGACGCTCGCGTCGTCCGCCGCGGTCGACCCGACGACCGCGGCCCTCCTCGGCGTGGTCGCCGGCGTCTGCCTCGGAACCTGCTCGGGGCTGGTCCCCGGTCTCCACGCCAACGCCTTTGCCCTGCTTCTCGCCGGAGTCGCCTCGGAGTTCCCCGGCCCGCCGGTCGCAGTCGCGGCGGCCGTCCTCGCCGCGTCGACCGTCCACACGTTCCTCGACGTGGTGCCGGCGTTGACGCTCGGCGTGCCCGACGCCGCGCTCGCGCCGGGCGCGTTGCCGGCGCACGAACTCGTCCTCGGCGGGCGCGGGCGGGAGGCGCTTCGGCTGTCGGCGCTCGGCAGCGGTGCGGCGCTCTGTCTGGCGGTGCCGGTCGCGGTGCCGCTCACGGAGGTGCTGGTCGAGGGCTACCCCGTCGTCCGCGACCACCTGTGGCTGGTTCTGGTCGGCGTCGCCGCCGCGCTCGTCTGGACCGAACCGAGCCGGCGGGCGAAGCTGGCGGCCTGCGTGACCATCGCCGCCTCGACGGGACTCGGACTCGCAGTCCTCGACCGGCCGTTCGGGGGGCCGCTCCCCGTCGGCGGCGTGTTGGCCCCGCTTTTGGCCGGGCTGTTCGGCGTCCCGGTCCTCTTGGCGGCGCGGCGGGGCTCCGGCGTGCCGCCGCAGGGCGACGCCGCGCTCGCAACGTCGCCGGGGTCGGTCGCGCGGAGCGTCGCCGCTGGGACCGGCGGCGGGGCGTTCGTCGGTTATCTGCCCGGCGTCTCCGCGGGGGTCGCCGGCACGCTCGCGTTGGCCGTTCTCCCCGGCCGCGACCCCGACGAATCGACGCGGGCCTACGTCACCGCGACCAGCGCCGCCACGACGGCGACGACGGTGTTCGCGCTGTTCGCGCTCGCCGGCCTGGGAACGCCCAGAACGGGCGCACTCGTCGCGCTCACCGAAGCGGAACTCCCGACGGGACTCGGTCTCGCAGTGCCGGTGACGGTGGTCTCGGGGCTCTGCGGGGCGGGGTTGGTGCCGGTCGTCGGTGACCGGGCGCTCGCGGTCGTCGGACGGCTCGACCAGCGCCGACTCGTCGCCGCCGTCTGCGCCCTGCTCGTCGCGCTCTCGTGGGCGTTCGCGGGGGGCGGCGGCGTCGCCGTCCTCGTCGTCGCCGCGGTCGTCGGGCACCTCCCCGTCCGGTTCGGCTGTCGGCGCGTCCACCTGATGTGCGTCCTCATGGGACCGTTGGCGCTCGGGTGA
- a CDS encoding 50S ribosomal protein L1: MADTIVDAVSRALDEAPGRNFRETVDLAVNLRDLDLNDPSKRVDESIVLPSGTGQDTQIVVFATGETALRAEDAADEVLGPDELEDFGDDTDAAKDLADETDFFVAEAGLMQDIGRYLGTVLGPRGKMPTPLQPDDDVVETVNRMKNTVQLRSRDRRTFHTRVGADDMTPDEIAENIDVIVRRLEATLEKGPLNIDSVYVKTTMGPSVEVPA; this comes from the coding sequence ATGGCAGACACAATAGTTGACGCAGTCTCTCGCGCTCTCGACGAGGCACCCGGGCGGAACTTCCGCGAAACGGTTGACCTCGCCGTGAACTTGCGAGACTTAGATCTTAACGACCCGTCGAAGCGTGTCGACGAGAGCATCGTGCTCCCGTCTGGCACCGGCCAGGACACCCAGATTGTGGTGTTCGCGACCGGTGAAACCGCGCTCCGCGCAGAGGATGCCGCCGACGAAGTTCTCGGGCCCGATGAGCTCGAAGACTTCGGCGACGACACCGATGCGGCGAAAGACCTTGCCGACGAGACCGACTTCTTCGTTGCCGAGGCTGGACTGATGCAGGACATCGGTCGCTACCTCGGTACCGTGCTCGGTCCCCGTGGTAAGATGCCGACCCCGCTTCAGCCCGACGACGACGTCGTCGAGACGGTGAACCGGATGAAGAACACGGTGCAGCTCCGCTCGCGTGACCGTCGGACGTTCCACACGCGCGTCGGCGCAGACGACATGACGCCCGACGAAATCGCGGAGAACATCGACGTCATCGTCCGTCGTCTCGAAGCGACGCTCGAAAAGGGCCCGCTCAACATCGATTCCGTCTACGTGAAGACGACGATGGGGCCGTCCGTGGAGGTGCCCGCATGA